One genomic region from Jilunia laotingensis encodes:
- a CDS encoding PepSY-like domain-containing protein has protein sequence MKKILSILVMAIVAVQFAFAGDVITKDMNQLPLPARNFINRHFTKPVVKHIKIDSDIMSKKYEVVLANGTEIDFDSKGNWEEVDAKKGKVPATIIPSFVTDYLKANNFTNEYVTKIERDRKGFEVELNTDISFKFDKNGKFRKADD, from the coding sequence ATGAAAAAGATTTTATCGATTCTCGTGATGGCTATTGTAGCCGTTCAGTTTGCATTTGCCGGTGATGTAATAACTAAAGACATGAACCAGCTTCCTCTTCCGGCACGTAACTTCATCAACCGCCATTTCACTAAACCGGTAGTAAAGCATATCAAGATCGATAGCGATATCATGTCTAAAAAGTATGAAGTGGTTCTTGCCAACGGAACGGAGATTGATTTTGATAGCAAAGGAAATTGGGAGGAAGTCGATGCTAAAAAGGGAAAGGTTCCCGCAACGATTATTCCGTCTTTTGTCACCGATTATTTGAAGGCTAATAATTTTACAAATGAATATGTCACTAAGATTGAAAGAGACCGCAAAGGGTTTGAAGTAGAACTGAATACTGATATTTCTTTCAAATTCGATAAGAACGGCAAGTTCCGTAAGGCGGACGATTAA